The following is a genomic window from Amycolatopsis cihanbeyliensis.
TCCATCTTCAACTACCCGACGCTGACCTTCGCCGACGTCGGGGTGATCGGCTGGCTGGTGGACGGGGCGGCGATCTGCAACCAGGTTCCGTTGTGCCGCAGCAGCTACGGCCCCTACGCCAGGGCGATGATCCGGATCTGCAAGGAGGAGTCCTTCCACCAGCGGCAGGGCTACGAGCTGCTGATGACCATGATGCGCGGAACGCCGGAGCAGCGGGAGATGGTGCAGGAGGCCACCGACCGCTACTGGTGGCCCTCGCTGATGATGTTCGGCCCGCCGGACGGCGACTCGCCGAACACCGAGCAGTCGATGGCCTGGAAGATCAAGCGGCACACCAATGACGAGCTGCGCCAGCGGTTCGTCGACATGACCGTGCCGCAGGCCGAGGCGCTCGGCGTCACCCTGCCCGATCCGGAGCTGGCCTGGAATCCCGAGCGCGGGCACTACGACTTCGGTGAGATCGACTGGGGCGAGTTCAAGGAGGTGCTGCGCGGCAACGGCCCGTGCAACACCCAGCGGGTCGAGTGCCGCCGCCGCGCGCATGAGGACGGCGCGTGGGTGCGCGAGGCCGCCACCGCCCATGCCGCCAAGCACACGACCAGGGAGGCCGCCGCATGAACCCGCCGGAAAGCCCTGAACGTGGCGATCGCGACGTTGAACGTCGCGAACGTGGCGTTTGGGACGTTGAACGTCCGGAAAGCCACGTTCAGGGTCCCCGGGCGGGGTGGCCGCTGTACGAGGTGTTCGTGCGGGGCAAGCGCGGGTTGAACCACGTGCATGTCGGTTCGCTGCACGCGGCCGACGACCAGATGGCGCTGCGCAACGCCCGCGACCTCTACACCCGCCGCAACGAGGGCGTGAGCATATGGGTGGTGCGGGCGACCGACATCACCGCGTCGAGCCCGGACGAGAAGGACCCGTTCTTCGCCCCGAGCGGGGACAAGGTCTACCGGCACCCGACCTTCTACGAGATCCCCGACGACGTCCCGCATATCTGAGAGCCAAGCACTGATCATGGCTTTTGACAACGCCTACGAGGCGATCACCGAGGAGAACGACTCCCGCTGGGCCTTCGGCACCGGATTCGAGGATCCACTGTCCGGTGTGGACACGACCGTGCCGGGCGGGGTGGACGGATCGGATCTCGCCGCCTACTGCCTGATGCTCGGGGACGACGCGCTGGTCATGTCGCACCGGTTGCAGGAGTGGTGCACGCGGGCGCCGGAACTCGAGGACGAGGTGGCGCTGGCGAACATCGGGCTGGACCTGCTCGGGCAGGCGCGGTTGCTGCTGGCCAGGGCGGGGAAGGCGGACGGAACCGGGCGCGGGGAGGACCATTACGCGTTCCTCCGCGCCGAGCACGAGTTCCGGAACGTGCGGCTGGTCGAGCCGGGCAACGGGGACTTCGCCTACTCGATGGCGCGGTTGCTGGTGTTCGCCACCTGGAGGCTGTCCCTGCTGAGTGGGCTGACCGGGTCGCGTGACCCGGTGCTGGCCGCGATCGCGAGCAAGGGCGTCAAGGAAGTCGCCTACCACCGCGACTACGCCGCGCGGTGGGTGGTCCGGCTGGGCGACGGCACCGAGCTGTCCCGGCAGCGTATGCAGGCCGGCCTGGACGAGGTGTGGCCGCTGGTCGGCGAGCTGTTCGGACCGCACGAGGTCGAGCTGCGGCTGGCCGAGGCCGGGATCGGGGTCGATCCGCGGCCGCTGCGCGCCGAGTTCGACGAGGTGCTGGCGCGGGTGTTGCCCGCGGCCACTCTGGAGCGGCCGGAACGCGGCGAGCTGGGCCGGGTGGCCGGGAAGGCGGGCCGGGACGGGGTGCACACCGAGACGATGGGCTACCTGCTGGCCGAGTTGCAGAGTGTGGCGCGAGCCCATCCGGAGGCGACATGGTGACCCTCACCGATGCCCGGTCGATCGCCGAGACGGTGACCGACCCGGAACTGCCGATGATCACGCTGGCCGCCCTCGGTGTACTGCGCGAAGTGTCCGTTGTGGACGGAAAGGTGATCGTGTCGATCACGCCCACCTACACCGGCTGTCCCGCGATGGACACCATGCGCGACGACCTGCTGCGGGCGCTGACCGGGGCCGGGTATGCCGAGGTCGAGGTGCGCACGGTGCTGCATCCGCCGTGGTCAACCGACTGGATCACCGCGGAGGGCAGGCGCAAGCTGGCCGAGGCCGGTATCGCGCCACCGGGAGCGGCGCCGAAGCGGGCCGGGGGGCCGGTCCCGCTGAACCTGGCAGCCCCGGTGCGGCTGGTGCGCTGCCCGCGCTGTGACTCGCCGGACACCGAGCTGCTGTCGGAGTTCAGCGCCACGGCGTGCAAGTCACTGCGCCGGTGTGTCGCGTGCCGGGAACCCTTCGAGCACGTGAAGGAAATCTGATGGGCGTGCCCGTGAAAACCCGCCGCCGTACCGGGTTCCACTCGCTCACCGTCGCGGAGGTGCGGCGGTTGTGCGCGGACGCCGTGGCGGTGACCTTCGAGGTGCCACCGGAACTGGCCGCGGAGTTCGAGTTCCGGCCAGGGCAGTCGCTGACCCTGCGCCGCACCGCGGACGGCCGGGAGGAGCGGCGCAACTACTCGATCTGCGCCCCGGCAGGCGACCGGTTGCGGATCGGCGTGCGCGAGGTACCGGGAGGGCTGTTCTCCGGCTGGCTGGTGCACGAGGTGCGGCCGGGGGACGAGATCGAGGTGCAGCCGCCTGCCGGGAGCTTCACCCCGGACCTTGATCAGCCGGGGCACCACGTGCTCGTCGCGGCCGGTTCCGGCATCACCCCGGTGCTGTCCATCGCGGCCTCCCTGCTGCGCAACCCGGAGGTCCGCGTCACCCTGCTGTACGGGAACCGGCGCGCGGACACGGTGATGTTCGCCGACGATCTCGCCGACCTGAAGGACCGCTGGCCGAGCCGGCTGGAACTGGTGCACGTGCTGTCCAGGGAACCGCGCGAGGCGGAGCTGTTCACCGGGCGGCTGGACCCGGCCAAGCTGCGCGCACTGCTCGGTGCCCTGATCCCGGCGGAGCGGGTGAAGCACTGGTGGTTGTGCGGGCCGCATCCGATGGTGACCGGCGCGCGGGAGGTGCTCGCCGAGGCAGGTGTCCCACGCGAAAGGGTCCACACAGAACTGTTCTATGTGGACGATATTCCACCGGATCCGGTGCGTCGCGAGGAGGTCGAGCCCGAGGGCGGCGGTGGCGAGGTCACCGTGGTGCTGGACGGCCGCTCCACCACGGTCGCGCTGCCGCCGGACACCACCGTGCTGGAGGGTGCCCAGCGTGTCCGCCCGGACCTGCCGTTCGCCTGCAAGGGTGGGGTGTGCGGAACCTGCCGGGCGATGGTGGTCGACGGTGAGGTGCGTATGCGGCGCAACTTCGCGCTGGAGGAGTCCGAGATCGCGGCGGGCTTCGTGCTGACCTGCCAGTCCCTGCCTGTCAGCGAGCAGGTCGCGGTCGACTACGACGCCTGAGCTCCGGCGAGGGCTGAGCAACGCGGGGGATTCCCCGGGGGTGGCCGGGGGCTGGCCGGGTTCCGGAAGGGGCTGCCAGGGCGTGAGCCTTGCCGGTATGACAGACGTGACCCGACGGCGAATCCCGGAGATCGACGTCGTGCGCGGGTTCGCGCTCGCCGGCTTGCCTCTGGTGAATCTCATGCTCACCGTCGGCGAGAATCGCTACCCGGATCCTGACGCCTTTTCCGCTTTCGTGTACCACGATCTCGTATATCAGCGCTTCCTCAGCATATTCTGCTTCCTGTTCGGGGTGAGCTTCGCGCTGATCCTGCGGTCGGCGTCCGGGCGAGCGGAACGGCCACGGCTCGTACTGGCACGACGGCTGGTCGTGTTGCTCGCGATCGGCATCGTCCAGCTGCTCGTACTCGACGGGAACCTCCAGCTCGCGGTGTATGCCGTGCTGGGCCTGGTCGTGCTGCTGCCGTTGTCCTACCTGCCCCGGCACGTCCAGTTGGTGGTGGGCCTTGCCCTGCTGGCGGCCTCGATGCCGATCGTGGAGCCCGATCCGGAGCACGCAGGAAACCCGCTGAAGGTCCTTGCCGAGTGGAGCGGCCTGCTTGCCATCGGGGCCTCGACGGTCCGCTACGGCATCCATGCCGACCTGGCCCGGCGTGGGAGGCAACTCCGAACGGCACTACTCGTCTCGGTGACGCTCGCGGTCATCAGCAACCTGCTACGGCTGGATCCGGCGAACGTGCTCGGTTCCGTGCTGGCGGAAATCCGGCTGCTGTCCACATCGGCGACCTACGTGGTCGCCTTGCTGCTCCTGCTGCGTACCCGCGCAGTCACGGCGTTGAGCGCGGTGTTTGCCCCGCTCGGCCGGATGGCCCTGACCTGTTTCCTCACCCAGGCGGCCGCGGCGATGGTGTTCGCCGCTCTGGTCGACGTGCGCGGCTGGAACTACGCCGCCGTGACCTTCGGGTGCACGACGGCCTTCGTGGTGGCGCAGGCCGCCGTGTGCGCGTGGTGGTTGCGCCGCTACCGGTACGGGCCGGTCGAATGGCTGTGGCGCTGCGCGACCTGGCTCGACGTCGTGCCGATGCGCCGGACGGATCTCGTCCGCTGACGGCGCCGGACCCCCCGATCGGCTTAGTTGACCCGTGAGTAGGTAGCTCGCTACATTCACCGGAATGATGTGTCATTCCGATCAATGGTGATGGGAGCACGAGATGGGCGGGTTCACCCTGCGCGGCGGCCGGAGAGCCCTGGTCGTCGCCGCCTCGGCGGTCGTGTCGATGGGGCTGGCGGTCGCCCCAGCACAGGCGGGAAGCATCTGGGACGGGTACGGGCCGTGGGGTCCGTACGGGTTCGGCAAGCAGCCGGTTCTCGGTGAGTCGATCCCGCCGGGCGAGCCGCTCGGGAAGTACGACAACGCCGACTTCGACGGCGACGGCGTGCGCAACATCGCTGACAACTGCCTGCTGGTGCCCAACTCCGACCAGGCACCCGCGGTACGGCGGGGGAACGCCATCGGCCCTCGGGACATGCTGCGCCTCGCGGCGGACTGGAAGGTGGACAACCCGCAGGCGCGGTTCCGTACCGACGCCGAGCTCGGTGCGGCCTGCTCCGGCTACGACAAGAACTACCTGCGCACGACCCGCGCGCTGATCCACGCCTCGGACCAGCGGAAGATCGAGATATTCGAGTTCCTCGGCCAGTCCGGGCCGATGTTCGGCGGCTCGCCCGCGCCGATGTCCAGCGATCCCGCCCCCGGGCCGGGCAACCTGGCGACCTCGTTGCCGATGTGTTCGAGCAAGGAGAAGATCGCTGAGCTGCCGAACTGGATCCTCAGCGGGTTCACCGACCCGGGCAGCGGCATCATCGATCCGTTCGTCGAGCTGCTGCCGCAGCAGTTCACCGACTGCGGCGGGACCGGCTGGATCCGGGCGATCGAGGACTCCGGGATGTACTGGGGCTGGGCAGGTAAGCGCCTGTACACCAACGAGGACGGCGGTCGGATCACCAACCGGTTCGTGGCAGGCCTTACCGAGTTGCCGGGCTTCGACGAGTTCGCGGGCGGCCCGCTGGGCAAGCTGATCAGCCAGGGCCTGCCGATGCTGTTCCCCGCCGGTACCGGGCAGACCTTCCAGGGTCTGATCTTCCGCGGGAAGTCCTATATAGACGGAAACGACGCGATCGTGATGGACTGGCGCGGCCCCAAGGCGTTCCCGGCGAACTTCGAGTTCGGCGACAACGGCTACCTGATCTACGACGAGTGCCGGGCCATCCAGACGGGGGTGTACCACTGCACGGCCGTTGTGGACGCCGTGGTCGGCGAGAGCCGGATGACCTGGCAGGAGGGTTACATGCCCTGGGTCATCAAGGGGCCGCCCTCGATCGAGGAGTACCTCGCGGCCACCCGGTAGCTCAGGGCTCCGGAGTGTTGGCGTCCCGCAGCGTCCGCATCGCCTCGGCAAGCGATGCGGACGCCGCGGGCCCGAGGGGTTCGAGCACTCGGCGGCGCAGGATCTCCGCGCAGGCGTGCCGTGCGCGCTCGGCCACGTCCCTGCCGTGCTCGGTCAGCACGACATAGGTGACCCGGCGGTCCCGCTCACTGGGCGCCCTGCGGATCAGGCCCGCGGCGACCAGCCGGTCGGCCACCTTGGTGAACCCGCCGCTGGACAGCGCGGCCTCGCCGGCCAGCCGGGTCATCGGCATCCGGCACTCCGGCGAGCGGATCAGCCGGACCAGGATGTCGAAGGAGGCCGGGGCCAGGCCGAAGCGCTCGGCGATCTCGCCCATCAGGCGTTCCTGAGTGGCCAGGTATCCCTCGATCACCAGGCCCCACCAGGTCACCATCTCGTCGTCATCGGTACATGGATCGGGCACGGGTGCAGTCTAACCCAACTCTCTCGCGGGAATATATCTTGCACGCGAGAGAGTTGCTGGTTAGCGTTGGACGTATCCGCAAAGGAGCCCGCGATGACCTTCGAGACCAGCGGCCTGCACCACGTCACCGCGATCGGCGGCGACCCGCAGGGCAATGCCGAGTTCTACCTGCGCACCCTCGGGCTGCGGCTGGTGAAGACCACCGTCAACTTCGACGACCCTGGGACCTATCACCTCTACTACGGTGACGGCTCCGGCCGGCCCGGCACGCTGCTGACCTTCTTCCCGTGGAGGGACGCCCCGAGCGGCCGGCGCGGCATCGGGCAGGCCACCACCACCGCGTTCTCCGTGCCGGAGGCCTCGATCGGCTGGTGGGAGCGGCACCTGCGGGAGCGGGGTGTGCAGACCAGCCGGGTGGTGAACCGGGACGCCGAGGACGTACTGACCCTGCGCGACCCGGACGGCCTCGCGCTGGCGCTGGTGGCGCACCCGCAGGGCGACCCGCGGGACCCGTGGGACAACGGGCACGTTCCCGCCGAGCACGCGATCCGCGGGCTGCACTCGGTGACCCTGTCGGTGTCCAGGGAGGACGCCACCGCGGGCATGCTCACCGAGGGCCTCGGCCTCAGCTTCAGCGAGCGGGACGGCAACCGGTTCCGCTTCCAGGCCGGCGCCGGCGGCCCCGGCGCGCTGGTGGATGTGCTGGTCACCCCGGATGCCCCGCACGGCCTGGTCGCCGCGGGCACCGTGCACCACGTCGCCTGGCGTACTCCGGACGAGGACACCCAGGCGGCGTGGCGGGAGGAACTGGTGGACCGCGGGGTGCAGGTGACCTCCGTCCTGGACCGGCAGTACTTTCGCTCGATCTACTTCCGGGAGCCCGCGGGCACCCTGCTGGAGGTGGCCACGGACGAGCCGGGCTTCGCGATCGACGAGCCGCTGCTCGAGTTGGGCCGCGCGCTGAAGCTGCCGCCGTGGCTGGAGCCGAACCGCGAGCAGATCGCGGCCGCGCTGCCGAAGCTGGACCTGCCCAGCGAGAACAACCCGGAGTCACGGTCGTGAGTGGACTGTCCTTGGAACATCGGTTCGTCGAGGGTGATCCGGCGGCGCCGGTGCTGCTGCTCCTGCACGGCACCGGCGGCGGCCCGGAGGACCTGCTCGGGCTCGGCCGCGAGCTGAGCCCGGCCTCGCCGCTGCTCGCCCCGGCCGGGGCGGTGTCCGAGCACGGTGCCGTGCCGGCGCGCCGGTGGTTCCGCCGGCTTGCCGAGGGCGTGTTCGACACCGAGGACGTGATCGCCCGCGCCGGGCAGCTCGCGGACTTCCTGCTCGCCGCGCGCGCGGAGTACGGCCTGGCGG
Proteins encoded in this region:
- the paaA gene encoding 1,2-phenylacetyl-CoA epoxidase subunit PaaA — protein: MTEPNDLERHFEHTLEKDQRLEPRDWLPDGYRKTMIRQIAQHAHSEIIGMQPEGNWITRAPSLRRKAILLAKVQDEAGHGLYLYSAAETLGADRTDLTERLISGRQKYSSIFNYPTLTFADVGVIGWLVDGAAICNQVPLCRSSYGPYARAMIRICKEESFHQRQGYELLMTMMRGTPEQREMVQEATDRYWWPSLMMFGPPDGDSPNTEQSMAWKIKRHTNDELRQRFVDMTVPQAEALGVTLPDPELAWNPERGHYDFGEIDWGEFKEVLRGNGPCNTQRVECRRRAHEDGAWVREAATAHAAKHTTREAAA
- the paaB gene encoding 1,2-phenylacetyl-CoA epoxidase subunit PaaB, translated to MYEVFVRGKRGLNHVHVGSLHAADDQMALRNARDLYTRRNEGVSIWVVRATDITASSPDEKDPFFAPSGDKVYRHPTFYEIPDDVPHI
- the paaC gene encoding 1,2-phenylacetyl-CoA epoxidase subunit PaaC; this encodes MAFDNAYEAITEENDSRWAFGTGFEDPLSGVDTTVPGGVDGSDLAAYCLMLGDDALVMSHRLQEWCTRAPELEDEVALANIGLDLLGQARLLLARAGKADGTGRGEDHYAFLRAEHEFRNVRLVEPGNGDFAYSMARLLVFATWRLSLLSGLTGSRDPVLAAIASKGVKEVAYHRDYAARWVVRLGDGTELSRQRMQAGLDEVWPLVGELFGPHEVELRLAEAGIGVDPRPLRAEFDEVLARVLPAATLERPERGELGRVAGKAGRDGVHTETMGYLLAELQSVARAHPEATW
- the paaD gene encoding 1,2-phenylacetyl-CoA epoxidase subunit PaaD is translated as MVTLTDARSIAETVTDPELPMITLAALGVLREVSVVDGKVIVSITPTYTGCPAMDTMRDDLLRALTGAGYAEVEVRTVLHPPWSTDWITAEGRRKLAEAGIAPPGAAPKRAGGPVPLNLAAPVRLVRCPRCDSPDTELLSEFSATACKSLRRCVACREPFEHVKEI
- the paaE gene encoding 1,2-phenylacetyl-CoA epoxidase subunit PaaE, with the translated sequence MGVPVKTRRRTGFHSLTVAEVRRLCADAVAVTFEVPPELAAEFEFRPGQSLTLRRTADGREERRNYSICAPAGDRLRIGVREVPGGLFSGWLVHEVRPGDEIEVQPPAGSFTPDLDQPGHHVLVAAGSGITPVLSIAASLLRNPEVRVTLLYGNRRADTVMFADDLADLKDRWPSRLELVHVLSREPREAELFTGRLDPAKLRALLGALIPAERVKHWWLCGPHPMVTGAREVLAEAGVPRERVHTELFYVDDIPPDPVRREEVEPEGGGGEVTVVLDGRSTTVALPPDTTVLEGAQRVRPDLPFACKGGVCGTCRAMVVDGEVRMRRNFALEESEIAAGFVLTCQSLPVSEQVAVDYDA
- a CDS encoding DUF418 domain-containing protein, producing the protein MTDVTRRRIPEIDVVRGFALAGLPLVNLMLTVGENRYPDPDAFSAFVYHDLVYQRFLSIFCFLFGVSFALILRSASGRAERPRLVLARRLVVLLAIGIVQLLVLDGNLQLAVYAVLGLVVLLPLSYLPRHVQLVVGLALLAASMPIVEPDPEHAGNPLKVLAEWSGLLAIGASTVRYGIHADLARRGRQLRTALLVSVTLAVISNLLRLDPANVLGSVLAEIRLLSTSATYVVALLLLLRTRAVTALSAVFAPLGRMALTCFLTQAAAAMVFAALVDVRGWNYAAVTFGCTTAFVVAQAAVCAWWLRRYRYGPVEWLWRCATWLDVVPMRRTDLVR
- a CDS encoding thrombospondin type 3 repeat-containing protein, encoding MGGFTLRGGRRALVVAASAVVSMGLAVAPAQAGSIWDGYGPWGPYGFGKQPVLGESIPPGEPLGKYDNADFDGDGVRNIADNCLLVPNSDQAPAVRRGNAIGPRDMLRLAADWKVDNPQARFRTDAELGAACSGYDKNYLRTTRALIHASDQRKIEIFEFLGQSGPMFGGSPAPMSSDPAPGPGNLATSLPMCSSKEKIAELPNWILSGFTDPGSGIIDPFVELLPQQFTDCGGTGWIRAIEDSGMYWGWAGKRLYTNEDGGRITNRFVAGLTELPGFDEFAGGPLGKLISQGLPMLFPAGTGQTFQGLIFRGKSYIDGNDAIVMDWRGPKAFPANFEFGDNGYLIYDECRAIQTGVYHCTAVVDAVVGESRMTWQEGYMPWVIKGPPSIEEYLAATR
- a CDS encoding MarR family winged helix-turn-helix transcriptional regulator gives rise to the protein MVTWWGLVIEGYLATQERLMGEIAERFGLAPASFDILVRLIRSPECRMPMTRLAGEAALSSGGFTKVADRLVAAGLIRRAPSERDRRVTYVVLTEHGRDVAERARHACAEILRRRVLEPLGPAASASLAEAMRTLRDANTPEP
- a CDS encoding ring-cleaving dioxygenase; protein product: MTFETSGLHHVTAIGGDPQGNAEFYLRTLGLRLVKTTVNFDDPGTYHLYYGDGSGRPGTLLTFFPWRDAPSGRRGIGQATTTAFSVPEASIGWWERHLRERGVQTSRVVNRDAEDVLTLRDPDGLALALVAHPQGDPRDPWDNGHVPAEHAIRGLHSVTLSVSREDATAGMLTEGLGLSFSERDGNRFRFQAGAGGPGALVDVLVTPDAPHGLVAAGTVHHVAWRTPDEDTQAAWREELVDRGVQVTSVLDRQYFRSIYFREPAGTLLEVATDEPGFAIDEPLLELGRALKLPPWLEPNREQIAAALPKLDLPSENNPESRS